The following proteins are encoded in a genomic region of Meiothermus sp. CFH 77666:
- the fba gene encoding class II fructose-1,6-bisphosphate aldolase, with amino-acid sequence MPLALGKDVLDKARREGYAVPSFNTNNLEITQAILETAEALRAPVFIQVSDGARKYAGLENLSNLVRDMASRVSVPVVLHLDHGADYKMVLQALRAGFTSVMIDASHHPFEENVHETQRCVEAAHAVGVSVEAELGRLQGIEDNIVVDAKDAFLTDPDEAERFVEATGIDYLAIAIGTSHGAYKGKGRPYIDHARLEQIATRISIPLVLHGSSGVPQWLKDKMSATGADLGDPTGIHDEDVRKAIPNGIAKINIDTDLRLAFTAGIREVVVGNPKEFDPRKLLGKGREYLKQVIKEKFELMGTVGRA; translated from the coding sequence ATGCCGCTGGCTCTCGGTAAAGACGTACTGGACAAGGCGCGGCGCGAAGGCTATGCCGTGCCCAGCTTCAACACCAACAACTTAGAGATTACCCAGGCTATCCTCGAGACCGCCGAAGCCCTGCGAGCCCCGGTCTTTATTCAGGTCTCGGATGGGGCCCGCAAGTACGCCGGGCTGGAGAACCTCTCCAACCTGGTACGCGACATGGCCAGCCGAGTGAGTGTGCCGGTGGTGCTGCACCTCGACCACGGCGCCGATTACAAGATGGTGCTACAGGCACTGCGCGCAGGCTTTACCAGCGTGATGATCGATGCCTCGCACCACCCCTTCGAGGAGAACGTCCACGAAACCCAGCGGTGCGTGGAAGCCGCCCACGCCGTGGGGGTGAGCGTGGAGGCCGAGCTGGGCCGCCTGCAGGGCATCGAGGACAACATCGTGGTGGATGCCAAGGATGCCTTCCTCACCGACCCCGACGAGGCTGAGCGCTTCGTGGAGGCCACCGGCATTGACTACCTGGCCATCGCCATCGGCACTTCCCACGGGGCCTACAAGGGCAAGGGGCGGCCTTACATTGACCACGCGAGGCTCGAGCAGATTGCCACACGGATCTCCATTCCCCTGGTGCTGCACGGCTCCTCGGGGGTGCCCCAGTGGCTCAAGGACAAGATGAGCGCCACCGGGGCCGACCTGGGCGACCCCACCGGCATCCACGACGAAGACGTGCGCAAGGCCATTCCCAACGGCATCGCCAAAATCAACATAGACACCGATCTGCGCCTGGCCTTCACCGCCGGAATCCGCGAGGTGGTGGTGGGCAACCCCAAGGAGTTCGACCCCCGGAAGCTTTTGGGCAAGGGGCGGGAGTACCTGAAGCAGGTCATCAAGGAAAAGTTCGAGCTGATGGGCACGGTGGGGCGGGCCTAG
- the rpe gene encoding ribulose-phosphate 3-epimerase, with the protein MPEFLVAPSILTADFARLGEQIQEAEAAGVDWIHLDVMDGRFVPNLTFGPLVVEAIRKVTGLPLDVHLMIVEPERYLKDFAQAGADWITVHAEATPHAHRAVQQIKELGKKAGLAINPATPLEALLPLLPELDLALLMSVNPGFGGQKYIATSTERIRRLRAMRDELNPGCLIQVDGGIKPENVAEVYRAGADVVVVGSALFNNQPVSDNMKKLLGEVYAAGSR; encoded by the coding sequence ATGCCTGAATTCTTGGTGGCTCCCTCCATCCTCACCGCCGATTTTGCCCGGCTGGGCGAGCAGATCCAGGAGGCCGAGGCGGCGGGGGTGGACTGGATTCACCTGGATGTGATGGACGGGCGCTTTGTGCCCAACCTGACCTTTGGCCCGCTGGTGGTGGAGGCTATCCGCAAGGTGACCGGGCTGCCGCTGGACGTGCACCTGATGATTGTGGAGCCCGAGCGCTACCTGAAGGACTTTGCCCAGGCCGGAGCCGACTGGATTACCGTGCACGCCGAAGCCACCCCCCATGCCCACCGGGCGGTGCAACAAATCAAGGAGCTGGGCAAGAAAGCCGGGCTGGCCATCAACCCAGCCACGCCCCTGGAGGCCCTGCTGCCCCTGTTGCCCGAGCTCGACCTGGCCCTCCTGATGAGCGTGAACCCCGGCTTTGGGGGGCAGAAGTACATCGCAACCAGCACCGAGCGCATCCGCCGCCTGCGGGCTATGCGCGACGAGCTAAACCCCGGCTGCCTGATCCAGGTAGACGGGGGCATCAAGCCCGAGAACGTGGCCGAGGTTTACCGGGCCGGGGCCGACGTGGTGGTGGTTGGAAGTGCCTTATTCAACAACCAACCTGTGTCGGATAATATGAAGAAACTGTTAGGAGAAGTGTATGCCGCTGGCTCTCGGTAA
- a CDS encoding phosphoribulokinase encodes MPHRPFMLGIAGDSGVGKTTISSGIARLLGQERTTNICVDDYHRYDRKQRAELQITPLHPECNYMDIMEQHVRLLAMGEPILKPVYNHATGTFDPPVYIPPPRAIQEGSRQIPRAVVLEGLLTLFSQPMRDRYHLKVYLDPEEELRREWKVKRDVAKRGYTPEQVVADIERRMPDSKAYIWPQKEHADIVVRFYRPPGYHPEKPSTLSVRITLRRSLPKLDLTEVLHSAFEDEPAVIRLEARKEADILDISGGLEPERAAVFERLIWEQLGSHAEHFNPELIGTFWDKGGQSYPLALTQLVIAYYLVHMREQAIQKGALAYA; translated from the coding sequence ATGCCCCATAGACCCTTCATGCTCGGCATTGCGGGCGACTCGGGGGTGGGTAAGACCACTATCTCAAGCGGGATAGCCCGTCTTCTGGGTCAAGAGCGAACCACCAACATCTGCGTGGACGACTACCACCGGTACGACCGTAAGCAGCGGGCTGAGCTCCAGATCACCCCCCTCCACCCCGAGTGCAACTACATGGACATCATGGAGCAGCACGTCCGGCTTTTGGCCATGGGGGAACCCATCCTCAAGCCGGTGTACAACCACGCCACCGGCACCTTCGACCCGCCGGTATACATTCCGCCCCCCAGGGCCATTCAGGAAGGCAGCCGCCAGATTCCCCGGGCGGTGGTGCTCGAGGGGCTGCTCACCCTGTTCTCCCAGCCCATGCGCGACCGCTACCACCTGAAGGTCTACCTCGACCCCGAGGAAGAGCTGCGGCGGGAGTGGAAGGTCAAGCGCGACGTGGCCAAGCGGGGCTACACCCCCGAGCAGGTGGTGGCCGACATCGAGCGGCGGATGCCCGATTCCAAGGCCTATATCTGGCCCCAAAAGGAGCACGCCGACATCGTGGTGCGCTTCTACCGGCCTCCCGGCTATCACCCCGAGAAGCCCAGCACCCTTTCGGTGCGGATAACCCTCAGGCGCAGCCTGCCCAAGCTTGACTTGACCGAGGTGCTCCACTCGGCCTTCGAGGACGAACCGGCGGTGATCCGCCTCGAGGCCCGCAAGGAGGCCGACATCCTGGACATCTCGGGGGGGCTGGAGCCCGAGCGGGCGGCCGTGTTTGAGCGCCTAATTTGGGAACAGCTCGGTTCCCACGCCGAGCACTTCAACCCCGAACTCATTGGCACCTTCTGGGACAAGGGCGGCCAGAGCTACCCTCTGGCCCTCACCCAACTGGTTATCGCGTATTATCTGGTACATATGCGCGAGCAGGCCATCCAGAAGGGAGCCCTGGCCTATGCCTGA
- the cbbX gene encoding CbbX protein — protein sequence MTETVSTADLRALLQQTGVPEVLERLDRELIGLAPVKTRIHEIAAYLVVDKLRRELGLEATRPVLHMAFTGNPGTGKTTVAMRMATILNRLGYIRRDHLVVASRDDLVGQYIGHTAPKTKEVLKRAMGGVLFIDEAYSLYRAENERDYGQETIEILLQVMENQREDLVVILAGYEDKMEQFFALNPGMRSRIAHHIRFPDYTEEELVAIGRLMIVEQNYYLDEAAERAFVEYVRCRKRLPNFANARSIRNAIDRFKLRQAKRLFERAGQVSADDLRRIAEEDIRASEVFRECEELDTGGQDAP from the coding sequence ATGACCGAGACCGTTAGCACCGCCGATCTTCGGGCCCTTTTGCAACAAACGGGGGTACCCGAGGTGCTGGAGCGCCTCGACCGAGAGCTCATCGGCCTGGCGCCAGTTAAGACCCGCATCCACGAGATTGCAGCCTATCTGGTGGTGGACAAGCTGCGCCGTGAGCTGGGCCTGGAGGCCACCCGTCCGGTGCTGCACATGGCCTTCACTGGCAACCCCGGCACCGGCAAGACCACCGTGGCCATGCGGATGGCTACCATCCTCAACCGGCTCGGCTATATCCGGCGCGACCACCTGGTGGTGGCCAGCCGCGACGATCTGGTGGGCCAGTACATCGGCCACACCGCCCCCAAGACCAAAGAGGTCTTGAAGCGGGCCATGGGAGGGGTCTTGTTTATCGACGAGGCCTACAGCCTCTACCGGGCCGAGAACGAGCGCGACTACGGCCAGGAGACCATCGAGATCCTGTTGCAGGTGATGGAGAACCAGCGCGAGGATCTGGTGGTGATCCTGGCGGGCTACGAGGACAAGATGGAGCAGTTTTTTGCCCTCAACCCCGGAATGCGCTCGCGCATCGCTCATCACATCCGCTTTCCCGACTACACTGAGGAGGAGCTGGTGGCCATCGGCAGACTGATGATCGTCGAGCAGAACTACTACCTCGACGAGGCCGCCGAGCGGGCCTTTGTGGAGTACGTTCGCTGCCGCAAACGGCTGCCCAACTTCGCCAATGCCCGCTCCATCCGCAACGCCATAGACCGTTTTAAGCTGCGCCAGGCCAAGCGCCTCTTCGAACGGGCCGGCCAGGTTAGCGCCGACGACCTGCGCCGCATCGCTGAAGAAGACATCCGCGCCAGCGAGGTTTTTCGGGAGTGCGAGGAACTCGATACAGGAGGCCAAGATGCCCCATAG
- a CDS encoding ribulose bisphosphate carboxylase small subunit → MRIHQGTFSFLPDLTDEQIEKQIRYIIQNGWAVSVEYTDDPNPYNTYWNMWGLPMFDLEDPAAAMYEFRKCREAFPNHYIKINGYDSSPMWQAQRVSFIAHRPTPEDPGFRLKRLVWSDGRVQKYGLEPYVTDKPSGERY, encoded by the coding sequence ATGCGCATCCATCAGGGAACTTTTTCCTTCCTGCCTGACCTGACCGACGAGCAGATCGAAAAGCAGATCCGCTACATCATCCAAAACGGCTGGGCGGTCTCGGTGGAGTACACCGACGACCCCAACCCCTACAACACCTACTGGAACATGTGGGGCCTGCCCATGTTCGACCTGGAAGACCCGGCGGCGGCCATGTACGAGTTCAGGAAGTGCCGCGAGGCCTTTCCCAACCACTACATCAAGATTAACGGTTACGACTCTAGCCCCATGTGGCAGGCCCAGCGGGTGAGCTTCATCGCCCACCGCCCCACCCCGGAAGACCCTGGCTTCCGTCTGAAGCGCCTGGTTTGGTCGGACGGGCGGGTGCAGAAGTACGGCCTCGAGCCCTACGTGACCGACAAGCCCTCAGGGGAACGTTACTAG
- a CDS encoding form I ribulose bisphosphate carboxylase large subunit, whose product MALGYAGKSTGKYAKAGVREYREMGYWQPDYVPKDTDTLALFRITPQPGVDAEEAAAAVAGESSTATWTVVWTDRLTTLDRYQAKAYKVEPVPGNPDQVFAYIAYDLALFEEGSIANMTSSIIGNVFGFKAVKALRLEDLRVPVAYLKTFKGAPHGIPVERDMLNKYGRPILGATVKPKLGLSGRNYGRVVYEALMGGLDFTKDDENINSQAFMRWRDRFLYSQEAVMRAEQMSGERKGHYHNVTAADMEEVLRRAEFAKEIGSIIIMADLTMGYTALQTLSNWCRNNGMILHLHRASHATFTRQKNHGINFRVLAKWMRMLGVDHIHAGTVVGKLEGDPNLTKGYYAILREQYNHYDPVRGIYFDQDWGYLPGVMPVASGGIHAGQMHQLLDLFGDDVVLQFGGGTIGHPMGIAAGATANRVAVEAMVQARNEGRDILAEGPEILRQAAKHSPALAAALEIWKDITFDFTSTDTPDFVPTPTM is encoded by the coding sequence ATGGCACTTGGATACGCTGGCAAGAGCACCGGCAAGTACGCCAAAGCGGGCGTGCGCGAGTACCGCGAGATGGGCTACTGGCAGCCCGACTACGTCCCCAAGGATACCGACACCCTGGCCCTGTTCCGCATCACCCCTCAGCCTGGGGTGGACGCCGAGGAGGCCGCCGCGGCGGTGGCGGGCGAGTCCAGCACCGCCACATGGACGGTGGTCTGGACCGACCGCCTGACCACCCTGGATCGTTACCAGGCCAAGGCCTACAAGGTTGAGCCAGTGCCCGGCAACCCCGATCAGGTCTTTGCCTACATTGCCTACGACCTCGCACTTTTCGAAGAGGGCTCCATCGCCAACATGACCTCCTCCATCATCGGTAACGTCTTTGGGTTCAAGGCGGTGAAGGCCCTGCGCCTGGAGGATCTGCGGGTGCCGGTGGCCTACCTCAAGACCTTCAAAGGCGCCCCCCACGGCATTCCCGTCGAGCGGGATATGCTTAACAAGTACGGTCGGCCTATCCTGGGGGCCACTGTGAAGCCCAAGCTGGGCCTTTCGGGGCGCAACTATGGCCGAGTGGTATACGAGGCCCTGATGGGCGGTCTGGACTTCACCAAGGACGACGAGAACATCAACTCTCAGGCCTTTATGCGCTGGCGCGACCGCTTCCTCTACTCCCAGGAGGCGGTGATGCGGGCCGAGCAGATGTCCGGCGAGCGCAAGGGCCACTACCACAACGTGACCGCTGCCGACATGGAGGAGGTTTTGAGGCGGGCCGAGTTCGCCAAGGAGATCGGTTCCATCATCATCATGGCCGATCTGACCATGGGCTACACCGCGCTCCAGACCCTGTCCAACTGGTGTCGCAACAACGGAATGATCCTGCACCTGCACCGGGCCTCCCACGCCACCTTTACCCGCCAGAAGAACCACGGCATCAACTTCCGGGTGCTGGCCAAGTGGATGCGGATGCTGGGAGTGGATCATATCCATGCCGGCACGGTGGTGGGGAAGCTCGAGGGCGACCCCAACCTGACCAAAGGCTACTACGCCATCCTGCGCGAGCAATACAACCACTACGATCCGGTGCGGGGCATCTACTTCGACCAAGACTGGGGCTACCTGCCGGGGGTTATGCCGGTGGCTTCCGGGGGTATTCATGCCGGGCAGATGCACCAGCTTCTGGATCTCTTCGGCGACGACGTGGTCTTGCAGTTTGGCGGCGGCACTATCGGCCACCCCATGGGCATCGCCGCCGGGGCCACGGCCAACCGGGTGGCGGTGGAGGCCATGGTGCAGGCCCGCAACGAGGGGCGCGACATCCTGGCTGAGGGGCCGGAGATCCTCCGCCAGGCCGCCAAGCACTCTCCCGCTCTGGCCGCCGCGCTGGAGATCTGGAAGGACATCACCTTCGACTTCACCTCCACCGACACCCCGGACTTTGTGCCCACCCCAACCATGTGA
- the glpX gene encoding class II fructose-bisphosphatase, giving the protein MMVVERPTRNLSLDLLRSTEAAALAAARWVGLGNKNDGDQAAVDAMRLLLATIPMRARVVIGEGEKDKAPMLYNGEELGTGEGPETDLAVDPIEGTRLVAHGRPGAISVIAAAEKGGLFNPGPGFYAAKLVVGPQAKEAIDLSASPEENLRSIAKALGKRVRELTVFVLDKPRHARLIDQIRHAGARVSLHTDGDVGGALAAVLPDTGIDVLMGTGGTPEGVIAAVAVKALGGGMQMRLDPQSEEERWALINTDYNTQRVYTLEELCPAEDTHFAATGITDGQFLRGVRYRGEYAITHSLVIRGHTGSLRYIESYHRLEKLRAISGELY; this is encoded by the coding sequence ATGATGGTAGTCGAACGCCCCACGCGCAACCTGTCCCTCGACCTGTTGCGCAGCACCGAGGCCGCTGCGCTGGCGGCGGCGCGGTGGGTGGGGCTGGGGAACAAAAACGACGGCGACCAGGCCGCCGTGGATGCCATGCGCCTGTTGCTGGCCACCATCCCCATGCGGGCCCGGGTGGTGATAGGCGAGGGCGAAAAAGATAAGGCCCCCATGCTCTACAACGGCGAGGAACTGGGCACCGGCGAAGGCCCCGAGACCGACCTGGCGGTGGATCCCATCGAGGGTACCCGGCTGGTGGCCCACGGGCGGCCTGGGGCCATCAGCGTGATTGCCGCCGCCGAGAAGGGGGGGCTCTTCAACCCCGGCCCCGGCTTTTATGCCGCCAAGCTGGTGGTGGGCCCGCAGGCCAAAGAGGCCATAGACCTCTCGGCCAGCCCGGAGGAGAACCTGCGCTCAATAGCCAAAGCCCTGGGCAAGCGGGTGCGCGAACTCACGGTGTTTGTGCTGGACAAGCCCCGCCACGCAAGGCTCATTGACCAGATTCGCCACGCCGGGGCGCGGGTCAGCCTGCACACCGATGGCGACGTGGGCGGGGCCCTGGCGGCGGTGCTGCCCGATACCGGCATTGACGTACTGATGGGCACCGGCGGCACCCCCGAGGGGGTGATTGCGGCGGTGGCGGTCAAGGCCCTGGGCGGAGGGATGCAGATGCGCCTCGACCCGCAGAGCGAGGAGGAGCGCTGGGCGCTGATTAACACCGACTACAACACCCAGCGGGTCTACACCCTGGAGGAGCTGTGCCCTGCCGAGGACACCCACTTTGCCGCTACCGGCATTACCGACGGGCAGTTTTTGCGCGGGGTGCGCTACCGGGGTGAGTACGCCATCACCCACAGCCTGGTCATCAGAGGGCACACCGGCTCGCTGCGCTACATCGAGTCCTATCATCGCCTGGAGAAGCTGCGGGCGATAAGTGGAGAGCTTTACTAA
- a CDS encoding LysR family transcriptional regulator: protein MIERRPFPNPQALRVFLCVVQEGSVGRAALSLGMTQPGVSQHLRALETQIGRPLFHRQGRRLVLSKTGQDLLPEARRAVQALEEFVQAAQALERLERGRVEIGASTTMAVYVLPRYLTEFKRLYPEIRIKLESGSSERLTQRLVQGEIELAVVEAVEHLEGFERKLFYEDELVVIVPPEHPWAKKEEIAPERLAEVPLIVREPGAMTYRVFGSALEQAGLEINPVFYTDNHEVTKRLVLEGAGVGIVSNVVVRPNVKVGNLRALRIRGMELRRLFWLLYPTEAGNPAAEALRAMLAS from the coding sequence ATGATTGAACGCCGCCCCTTCCCCAACCCCCAGGCCCTGCGGGTGTTTTTGTGCGTGGTGCAGGAGGGCAGCGTGGGCCGGGCAGCCCTGAGTCTGGGCATGACCCAGCCCGGCGTGAGCCAGCACCTGCGGGCCCTGGAAACCCAGATTGGCCGGCCCCTCTTCCACCGGCAGGGCCGCCGCCTGGTACTCAGCAAAACCGGCCAGGATCTGCTGCCCGAGGCCCGGCGGGCCGTGCAAGCGCTGGAGGAGTTCGTGCAAGCCGCACAGGCCCTGGAGCGCCTCGAGCGCGGGCGGGTGGAGATTGGCGCCTCCACCACCATGGCGGTGTATGTGCTGCCCCGCTACCTGACCGAGTTCAAGCGGCTTTATCCGGAAATCCGGATCAAGCTGGAAAGCGGCAGCTCCGAGCGCCTGACCCAGCGGCTCGTGCAGGGCGAGATTGAGCTGGCCGTGGTGGAGGCGGTGGAGCACCTCGAGGGCTTCGAGCGCAAGCTGTTTTACGAAGACGAACTGGTGGTGATTGTGCCCCCCGAGCACCCCTGGGCCAAAAAAGAGGAAATTGCCCCCGAGCGGCTGGCCGAGGTGCCGCTGATTGTGCGGGAGCCGGGGGCCATGACCTACCGGGTGTTTGGCTCGGCGCTGGAGCAGGCCGGGCTGGAAATTAACCCGGTTTTTTATACCGACAACCACGAGGTTACCAAGCGGCTGGTGCTCGAGGGGGCCGGGGTGGGCATTGTGTCGAACGTGGTGGTGCGGCCCAACGTGAAGGTGGGCAACCTGCGGGCCTTGCGCATACGGGGCATGGAACTGCGGCGGCTCTTCTGGCTCCTGTACCCCACCGAGGCCGGGAACCCGGCGGCCGAGGCGCTGCGGGCGATGCTGGCGTCCTGA
- a CDS encoding nucleotidyltransferase domain-containing protein: MLEAALARRYAEREALLEQARRFARRVRGRLGEARVWVYGSVARGDFNLGSDVDLLVVSPHLPPDPLERQYLLTALAWGRLEARGLLPAEFAQLWAKGALGFLEEGLEI, from the coding sequence GTGCTTGAGGCCGCCCTGGCGCGGCGATACGCCGAGCGCGAGGCCCTGCTGGAGCAGGCCCGTCGCTTTGCCCGGCGGGTGCGCGGGCGGCTGGGCGAGGCTCGGGTGTGGGTGTACGGCTCGGTGGCGCGGGGCGACTTCAACCTGGGGAGCGATGTAGACCTGCTGGTGGTCTCACCTCACCTGCCCCCAGACCCCCTGGAGCGGCAATACCTCCTGACCGCCCTGGCCTGGGGGCGGCTCGAGGCCCGGGGTCTGCTGCCTGCGGAGTTCGCCCAGCTATGGGCTAAAGGAGCGCTGGGTTTCCTGGAGGAAGGGCTTGAGATTTAG
- a CDS encoding HEPN domain-containing protein gives MKLFDQEEYARWWGQAQHTLASARRDAQAGDFDWASFKAQQAGEYALKGLLRGLGQPAYGHALLRLLEALAEVGVALPEAVWEAARELDPHYIPARYPDAFPSGSPFQFYSRKRAEAALEAAQGVLDWVEEVRSRA, from the coding sequence GTGAAGCTCTTCGACCAGGAGGAGTACGCCCGCTGGTGGGGCCAGGCCCAGCACACCCTGGCTTCGGCCCGGCGCGATGCCCAGGCGGGCGATTTCGACTGGGCCAGCTTCAAAGCCCAGCAGGCGGGTGAGTACGCCCTCAAAGGCTTGCTGCGGGGGCTGGGGCAGCCTGCCTACGGCCATGCCCTGCTGCGCTTGCTGGAGGCGTTGGCGGAGGTGGGCGTGGCGCTGCCCGAGGCCGTCTGGGAGGCTGCACGGGAGCTGGATCCGCACTACATCCCGGCCCGCTACCCCGATGCCTTTCCATCCGGGAGCCCATTTCAGTTTTACTCACGCAAGCGGGCCGAGGCCGCCCTGGAAGCTGCCCAGGGCGTGCTGGACTGGGTAGAGGAGGTTCGAAGCCGTGCTTGA
- a CDS encoding phospholipase D-like domain-containing protein: MPRIFDNIHLELLPSLRETLKVSHQADFCVGYFNLRGWSQLEDLLGEGLKCRLMVGMSVPPEEELRQALRSSGEPELMDQQTAIRLKRRVAEHFREQLTYGSPTNQDEAALRRLSRQLKNQQVQVKLFLRHPLHAKLYLLHRQDVAAPLVGFVGSSNLTLAGLAKQGELNVDVVEQDAARKLADWFEERWQDRWCWDISAELAQIIDESWAREVPPSLHRRLAEGAEAEGVSLNQHIVALLSEASALRVVQNELRGLRECVLTLQQRMDDWDAYRFEYQSQQSGFFAEYSRVEVNGYAIQG, from the coding sequence ATGCCGCGCATTTTCGACAACATTCACCTCGAGCTTCTCCCCTCGCTCCGGGAAACCCTGAAGGTATCGCACCAGGCCGACTTTTGCGTGGGTTACTTCAACCTGCGGGGTTGGTCGCAGCTTGAAGATCTGCTGGGCGAGGGCCTGAAGTGTCGGCTGATGGTGGGCATGTCCGTGCCACCCGAGGAGGAGCTGCGCCAGGCCCTGCGCAGTTCGGGTGAACCCGAACTCATGGATCAGCAGACCGCCATCCGCCTGAAGCGCCGGGTGGCCGAGCATTTCCGTGAGCAACTCACCTACGGCAGCCCCACCAACCAGGACGAAGCCGCCCTGCGCCGGCTTTCCCGGCAGCTCAAGAATCAGCAGGTGCAGGTAAAGCTATTTCTGAGGCACCCCCTGCACGCCAAGCTCTACCTGCTCCACCGCCAGGACGTGGCAGCGCCCCTGGTGGGGTTCGTGGGCTCGAGCAACCTCACCCTGGCGGGCCTGGCCAAGCAAGGAGAGCTAAATGTAGACGTGGTCGAGCAGGATGCGGCCCGAAAGCTGGCCGACTGGTTCGAGGAACGCTGGCAGGATCGCTGGTGCTGGGATATTTCGGCGGAACTGGCCCAGATTATTGACGAAAGCTGGGCCCGGGAAGTGCCCCCCAGCCTGCACCGCCGTCTGGCTGAAGGGGCCGAGGCCGAGGGGGTGAGCCTGAATCAGCATATTGTGGCTTTGCTTTCGGAGGCCAGTGCTCTGCGTGTGGTGCAAAACGAACTTAGAGGTTTGCGGGAGTGCGTGCTCACCCTTCAACAGCGCATGGACGACTGGGACGCCTACCGCTTTGAATACCAAAGTCAGCAGTCGGGGTTTTTTGCGGAGTACTCACGTGTGGAAGTGAACGGCTATGCCATCCAAGGTTAG
- a CDS encoding nucleotidyltransferase family protein — protein sequence MMEALSEQTRTALAELCREYGVVRLEMFGSAARGDAGPGSDVDLLVRFAPGVSLGPWLSRYFELKERLEALLGRKVDLITDGGQLKPRFLEAIQRDRVLLYGESQAVA from the coding sequence ATGATGGAAGCTCTATCCGAACAAACGCGAACTGCCCTGGCGGAGTTGTGCCGTGAATACGGAGTGGTGAGGCTCGAGATGTTTGGCTCTGCCGCCAGAGGCGATGCAGGGCCCGGCTCGGACGTGGACTTGCTAGTGCGTTTTGCGCCCGGTGTGAGCCTGGGCCCCTGGCTAAGCCGGTACTTTGAGCTAAAGGAGCGCCTGGAGGCCCTGCTGGGCCGCAAGGTAGACCTGATTACCGACGGAGGCCAGCTCAAGCCCCGTTTTCTGGAGGCTATTCAGCGCGACCGGGTGCTTTTGTATGGCGAAAGCCAGGCTGTGGCTTGA
- a CDS encoding HepT-like ribonuclease domain-containing protein, with protein sequence MAKARLWLEDILEALGHIKQFVVGRGRDDYLQSELLRAAVERKLIIIGEATGRLAKHAPEIAQHISASRQIVGFRNLLAHE encoded by the coding sequence ATGGCGAAAGCCAGGCTGTGGCTTGAAGATATTCTGGAGGCCCTGGGGCACATCAAGCAGTTTGTGGTGGGTCGGGGCCGCGACGACTACCTGCAAAGCGAACTCCTGCGTGCGGCGGTGGAACGCAAACTAATCATCATTGGCGAGGCCACAGGCCGCCTGGCTAAGCACGCTCCCGAGATAGCCCAGCACATCAGCGCCTCCCGACAGATCGTTGGCTTCAGGAACCTGCTGGCCCACGAGTAG